GGGACCTGCGGCGGCCGACGAACGCGGCGTCGGCCTTGATGGCCTGGCCGTCGCCTGCTGGGCTCCTGGAGCGCCTGGAGGCTGACCAGGAGGCAGCAGAAGCGACCCTCCAGACCCAGGGCTTCAACTTCGGCTTCGACCTGCGACGCTACCAGCGCCAAGCTATCGAGGCGGTCGAGAAGGGCCTCGCGGAGAACCGGCCTCACATGCTGATCGGCATGGCCACCGGCACCGGCAAGACCAAGCTGGCCATCGCCATGCTCTACCGGCTGATCGCCGCCAAGCGCTTCCGCAGCGTCTGCTTCGTCGTGGACCGTAGCGCCCTGGGCGACCAGACCGAGCGCGAGTTTACCACCACCAAGGTCGTCGCTGGCAAGGCCTTCGCCGAGATCTTCGGCCTCAAGGGCCTTGGCGACGTGACGCCCGACCCCGAAACCCGGATCCACATCTGCACCATCCAGGGCCTCGTGCGCCGCACCTTGTTCGCCGACGATCCGGCTGACGCGCCGACGGTCGATCAATACGACCTGATGGTCATCGACGAGTGCCACCGGGGCTACCTACTCGACCGCGAGATGTCCGACGCCGAGCTGAGCTTCCGCGACCAGGACGACTACGTCTCCAAATACCGCCGGGTCCTGGACTACTTCGACGCCACCAAGATCGGCCTGACCGCCACCCCGGCCCTGCACACGGTCCAGATCTTTGGCGAGCCGGTGTTCCGCTACTCCTACCGGGAGGCGGTGGTCGACGGCTATCTGATCGACCACGAGCCGCCCATCCGTATCACCACCGCCCTGGCGCAGGATGGCATCCACTTCGTCGCCGAGGAGGAGGTGACCTTCGTCCACGCCCCCACGGGCGAGGTCGAGTTGTTCAAGCTGCCCGACAGTCTCGATTTCGACGTCGAGGGCTTCAACCGCACGGTCATCACCGAACCCTTCAACCGCGCCGTCGCCGACGAGTTGACCCGGCACATCGACTTGGCCGAGCCCAACAAGACCCTGGTCTTCGCCGCCTCCGACGCTCACGCCGACATCGTGGTCAAGGCGCTGCGCGACGCCTTCCGCGAGGCCCACGGCGACATCGAGGACGCGGCGATCCGCAAGCTGACCGGCAGCGTCGACAAGGTCGGCAAACTGATCCTGAGCTACCGCAACGACGCCCTGCCGAAGATCGCGGTGACGGTCGACCTGCTGACCACCGGCGTCGACATCCCGAAGATCACTAACCTGGTGTTCCTGCGCCGGGTGAACAGCCGGATCCTCTATGAGCAGATGCTCGGCCGGGCGACGCGCCTGTGCCCGGAGATCGGCAAGGAGACCTTCAGGATCTTCGACGCGGTCGACCTCTACTGCAAGCTTCAGGACATGACGGAGATGCGGCCGGTTGCGGCCGACCCGAGTCTAACCCTGACGCAGCTGCTGGAGGAACTGGCCAACATCGAGGACGCCCGGCATCGCGCCGACGTCCGGGACCAGATCATCGTCAAGCTGAGCCGCCGTCTGAAGCGCATGTCGGCCGAGGCCCGCGCCAAGGCCGAGCTGGCGGCCGGCGAGACCCCGGAGGAGACCCTCGCGCGCTTCAGGGCCGGAACGGCGGAGGATCTGGCCAGTTGGGTTCGAGGCCGCCCTGGGTTAGGCCCGGCGCTAGACTGGGAGACCTCCGGCGGCACGCCGATCATGCTGCCGATCTCGGAACATCCCGACGCGGTGGTGGACGTCAGCCGGGGCTACGGCGGCGCGCAACGGCCCGAGGACTATCTCGACGCGTTCGCCGCCTTCATCCGCGACAACCTCAACCAGATCGCCGCCCTTACCACCGTGGTCCAGCGTCCGCGTGACCTGACCCGTGCCCAGCTTCGGGATCTGCGCCTCCAACTCGACGCCCAGGGCTTCACTGACGCCAACATCCGCCGCGCCTGGTCCGACGCCAAGAATGAGGACATCGCCGCCTCGATCATCGGCTACGTCCGTCAGGCCGCCTTGGGTGACCCGCTGATCCCCTATGCCGACCGGGTGAAGCGCGCGGTGGACGCGGTGGTCCGCAAGGGCGCATGGACCGATGTCCAGAAGCGGTGGCTTCAC
The window above is part of the Caulobacter soli genome. Proteins encoded here:
- the hsdR gene encoding type I restriction-modification system endonuclease, with amino-acid sequence MQPATANFEFLRPQGQQLVRLAAQAEHYFRTDPNTSLIKLRQFAELLAKEVAARTGSLKSPDESFSDILGVLGRAGYASRQALDLFHYLRKAGNDAVHGDLDDFAAALAGLKVARELGAWFVRSYGGTPKLALGPFVPPPAPADPTASLRAELDQLKAEAESHRSAAEIAQARAEALALDNLEAAERLSREAEERQVWQKLAEDAEAAAGEVRAALEATQRQAEKTAPAELAKLEKAAEAADNAINLDEAATRALVDQQLRNAGWEADTRELRYAKGARPTKGRDLAIAEWPTVSGPADYALFAGLTLVGVVEAKRRNRNVMSVLPQAERYAAGIEPGAHHLHARGPWGEFKAPFAFSTNGRPYLKQLETASGIWRRDLRRPTNAASALMAWPSPAGLLERLEADQEAAEATLQTQGFNFGFDLRRYQRQAIEAVEKGLAENRPHMLIGMATGTGKTKLAIAMLYRLIAAKRFRSVCFVVDRSALGDQTEREFTTTKVVAGKAFAEIFGLKGLGDVTPDPETRIHICTIQGLVRRTLFADDPADAPTVDQYDLMVIDECHRGYLLDREMSDAELSFRDQDDYVSKYRRVLDYFDATKIGLTATPALHTVQIFGEPVFRYSYREAVVDGYLIDHEPPIRITTALAQDGIHFVAEEEVTFVHAPTGEVELFKLPDSLDFDVEGFNRTVITEPFNRAVADELTRHIDLAEPNKTLVFAASDAHADIVVKALRDAFREAHGDIEDAAIRKLTGSVDKVGKLILSYRNDALPKIAVTVDLLTTGVDIPKITNLVFLRRVNSRILYEQMLGRATRLCPEIGKETFRIFDAVDLYCKLQDMTEMRPVAADPSLTLTQLLEELANIEDARHRADVRDQIIVKLSRRLKRMSAEARAKAELAAGETPEETLARFRAGTAEDLASWVRGRPGLGPALDWETSGGTPIMLPISEHPDAVVDVSRGYGGAQRPEDYLDAFAAFIRDNLNQIAALTTVVQRPRDLTRAQLRDLRLQLDAQGFTDANIRRAWSDAKNEDIAASIIGYVRQAALGDPLIPYADRVKRAVDAVVRKGAWTDVQKRWLHRIGEQLQKEIVVDRESLDDEPFKADGGFRVINKRFDGKLESVLSDLSEELWRTAS